The Pseudomonas azadiae genome contains a region encoding:
- a CDS encoding Maf family protein has product MNSLYLASGSPRRRELLTQIGVPFTVVSAAIDETPLTNESAVTYVERLARGKAAAGFAALEHTAGACVLGADTAVIVDGRILGKPVDQADALAMLMALAGREHEVLTAIAVTDGQRCETRCVSSRVLFRGITVEEATTYWHSGEPQDKAGGYAIQGLGSVFVAGLNGSYSAVVGLPVCETAQLLGRFGIPCWQNLTVR; this is encoded by the coding sequence ATGAATTCGCTATACCTGGCCTCGGGCTCCCCGAGGCGGCGTGAACTGCTGACCCAGATCGGTGTGCCCTTCACCGTGGTCAGCGCCGCTATTGATGAAACCCCTCTTACAAACGAATCCGCCGTTACCTACGTCGAGCGCTTGGCGCGCGGCAAGGCTGCGGCAGGTTTTGCTGCGCTTGAACACACTGCCGGGGCCTGTGTGCTGGGGGCTGATACGGCGGTGATCGTCGATGGCCGGATCCTCGGCAAACCGGTGGACCAGGCCGATGCCCTGGCGATGTTGATGGCCTTGGCGGGGCGTGAGCATGAAGTGCTGACCGCCATTGCGGTCACGGATGGCCAGCGCTGTGAAACCCGATGTGTCAGCAGCCGTGTGCTTTTTCGGGGGATTACTGTCGAGGAGGCTACAACCTACTGGCACAGTGGCGAGCCCCAGGACAAGGCAGGCGGCTATGCTATCCAGGGGCTCGGTTCAGTGTTTGTCGCCGGCCTCAATGGCAGTTATTCCGCAGTGGTCGGCCTGCCGGTGTGCGAAACCGCGCAACTGCTCGGCCGTTTCGGCATACCCTGTTGGCAAAACCTTACCGTGCGCTGA
- the gatC gene encoding Asp-tRNA(Asn)/Glu-tRNA(Gln) amidotransferase subunit GatC: MTLERSDVEKIAHLASLGLNDADLPQTTAALNSILGLVDQMQAVNTDGIEPLAHPLEASQRLRADVVTESNNREAYQSIAPAVENGLYLVPKVID; the protein is encoded by the coding sequence ATGACGCTTGAACGCTCCGACGTGGAAAAAATCGCGCATCTGGCCTCGCTTGGCCTCAATGATGCCGATCTTCCACAGACCACCGCAGCCCTGAACAGCATTCTCGGGCTGGTCGACCAGATGCAGGCCGTGAATACCGACGGCATCGAGCCCCTGGCTCACCCGCTGGAAGCCAGCCAGCGCCTGCGCGCAGACGTCGTGACCGAAAGTAATAATCGCGAGGCCTACCAGTCCATCGCGCCAGCGGTCGAAAACGGCCTGTACCTGGTTCCGAAAGTCATCGACTAA
- a CDS encoding YhdP family protein, with the protein MERLIRFFAALTRWGLGLCALLLVLAAVYVSLGRELTPLVAEYRAEVEAKAQAAVDMPLHIGSLEGRWSGFAPVLLAHDVMVGEGSSALRLDQVEVVPDIWASLMAREVRIAHLQVSGLQLSVKEDKDGKWALQGLPLRDDQPLDPEQLLTRMQRVKRVSLLDSQVTLQPFDQAPVTLTYVGLSLHTGMNRQRLDARLTLPDGQPLALSLRTRIRASQWKEGEAQAYLSLPQSDWAKWIPAKLTQQWKLSQFKAGGEFWLTWAKGTVQSAVVRLNSPQVKASYAERKPVHLENLALTAYLQRSDTGLKVLFDSLAMNLGETRWESRLQLQQTLATDKDQEVWNLQADRLDLTPITPLLNALAPLPEGFAKTLEHLKATGLLRNVLVDFRPQDTTDQKVSFAANLERIGFDAYSGAPAARNVSGSISGDLGHGELRMDSKDFSLHLDPIFAKPWQYLQANARLTWKLDKQGFTLIAPYIKVLGEEGKIAADFLIRLHFDHSQEDYMDLRVGMVDGDGRFTPKYLPAVLSPALDEWLRTAILKGAVDQGFFQYQGSLNHDALPASRNISLFFKVRDAELAFQPGWPHVNKVAGEVFVEESGVRILASKGQLLDTKVKDIYVNIPHAPAGKDSHLLLTGGFAGGLGDGLKILQEAPIGTASTFAGWKGEGDLQGNLDLDIPLTKGAEPKIVVDFKTDKARLQLAEPTLDLTQLKGDFRFDSTKGLSGQNITAQAFDRPITAQIFADGKPGTVSTRVVAKGQVTVKRLTDWLNVTQPLPVSGDIPYQLQLDLSGADSQLMVSSNLKGVTVDLPAPFGMPASQGRDSVFRMTLQGAERRYWFDYGELANFTFAAPPDKFNDGRGELFLGDGDAVLPGGRGLRIRGVLSELDIDPWRKLVNQYAGNDPGGSAKQLLSGADFKVGKLTGFGTQFDRVNLQLDRKQAAWGLQLDSQQAKGTVNLPDAKGAPIAINLQYVKLPAVDPTVQADENAPDPLASIDPKDIPALNIAIDQLFQGPDLVGAWSLKIRPTAKGLAFNNLDLGLKGMQLKGAGGWEGAAGASSSWYKGRLDGKNIGDVLKGWGYAPTVTSQDFHLDVDGRWPGSPAYVGPKRFSGSLDAAFRNGQFVEVEGGARALRVFGLLNFNSIGRRLRLDFSDLLGKGLSYDRVKGLLAASDGVFVTREPITMTGPSTNLELNGTLDLVADRVDAKLLVTLPVTNNLPIAALIVGAPAIGGALFLIDKLIGDRVARFASVQYKVEGPWKDPKITFDKPFEKPN; encoded by the coding sequence ATGGAGCGTCTGATACGCTTTTTTGCCGCTTTGACCCGTTGGGGCCTGGGCCTCTGCGCCTTGCTGCTGGTATTGGCTGCCGTGTATGTGAGCCTGGGTCGTGAATTGACCCCACTGGTGGCCGAATACCGTGCAGAAGTCGAGGCCAAGGCCCAGGCTGCGGTGGACATGCCCCTGCACATCGGCAGCCTCGAAGGCCGCTGGAGCGGCTTCGCCCCGGTATTGCTGGCCCATGACGTGATGGTTGGCGAGGGCAGCAGTGCCCTGCGCCTGGACCAGGTCGAAGTGGTGCCGGATATCTGGGCCAGCCTCATGGCGCGCGAAGTACGCATTGCGCATTTGCAAGTCAGTGGCCTGCAATTGAGCGTCAAGGAAGACAAGGACGGCAAATGGGCCCTCCAGGGCCTGCCGTTGCGCGACGACCAGCCACTGGACCCGGAGCAGTTGCTCACGCGCATGCAGCGGGTCAAGCGTGTGTCGCTGCTCGACAGCCAGGTGACGTTGCAACCGTTTGACCAGGCACCCGTGACCTTGACGTATGTCGGGCTGAGCCTGCATACCGGTATGAACCGTCAGCGTCTGGATGCGCGCTTGACCCTGCCCGATGGCCAGCCGCTCGCCCTGAGCCTGCGCACGCGTATCCGCGCCAGCCAGTGGAAGGAAGGCGAGGCCCAGGCCTACCTGAGTCTGCCGCAGAGCGATTGGGCCAAGTGGATCCCGGCCAAGCTGACCCAGCAGTGGAAACTCAGCCAATTCAAGGCCGGCGGCGAGTTCTGGCTGACGTGGGCCAAAGGCACCGTGCAAAGCGCAGTGGTGCGGCTCAACTCGCCTCAAGTCAAAGCCAGTTACGCCGAGCGCAAGCCCGTTCACCTCGAAAATCTCGCGCTCACCGCCTACCTGCAGCGCAGCGACACCGGCCTCAAGGTGCTGTTCGACTCCCTGGCGATGAACCTGGGAGAAACTCGTTGGGAATCTCGCCTGCAACTTCAGCAAACGCTGGCGACCGACAAGGACCAGGAGGTCTGGAACCTCCAGGCCGACCGCCTGGACCTCACGCCGATCACGCCGCTGCTCAACGCCCTGGCGCCGCTGCCGGAGGGGTTCGCCAAAACCCTCGAGCACCTCAAGGCCACCGGCCTGCTGCGTAATGTGCTGGTGGACTTTCGCCCTCAAGACACCACCGATCAAAAAGTCAGCTTCGCCGCCAACCTCGAGCGCATCGGTTTTGATGCCTACTCTGGCGCGCCGGCCGCGCGCAACGTGTCGGGCAGCATCAGCGGCGACCTGGGCCATGGCGAGTTGCGCATGGACAGCAAGGACTTCTCCCTGCACCTCGACCCGATCTTCGCCAAGCCCTGGCAGTACCTCCAGGCCAATGCACGCCTGACCTGGAAGCTGGACAAGCAGGGCTTCACGCTGATCGCCCCGTATATCAAGGTGCTGGGCGAGGAGGGCAAGATCGCCGCCGACTTCCTGATTCGCCTGCATTTCGACCACAGCCAGGAAGACTACATGGACCTGCGCGTCGGCATGGTCGACGGCGACGGGCGCTTCACCCCCAAGTACCTGCCGGCGGTATTGAGCCCGGCGCTGGATGAATGGTTGCGCACCGCGATTCTCAAGGGCGCGGTGGACCAGGGCTTCTTCCAGTACCAGGGTTCGCTGAACCACGACGCGTTGCCGGCTTCGCGCAATATCAGCCTGTTCTTCAAGGTGCGTGACGCCGAACTGGCGTTCCAGCCGGGCTGGCCGCATGTGAACAAGGTCGCGGGTGAAGTGTTCGTCGAAGAGAGCGGTGTACGCATACTGGCCAGCAAGGGCCAATTGCTCGACACCAAGGTCAAGGACATCTACGTCAATATTCCCCACGCACCTGCCGGTAAGGACAGCCACCTGTTGCTGACGGGTGGTTTTGCCGGCGGTTTGGGCGATGGTTTGAAGATCCTTCAGGAAGCACCGATCGGCACGGCATCGACGTTTGCCGGCTGGAAAGGTGAGGGCGATCTGCAAGGCAATCTCGACCTTGACATTCCGTTGACCAAAGGCGCCGAGCCGAAAATCGTGGTGGACTTCAAAACCGATAAGGCGCGCCTGCAATTGGCCGAGCCCACCCTTGACCTGACCCAGCTCAAGGGCGATTTCCGCTTTGACAGTACCAAGGGCCTCAGTGGCCAGAACATCACGGCCCAGGCGTTCGACCGACCGATCACCGCGCAGATCTTTGCCGACGGCAAGCCGGGCACTGTCAGTACGCGCGTGGTTGCCAAGGGCCAGGTGACGGTCAAGCGGCTGACGGATTGGCTGAACGTCACTCAGCCGTTGCCGGTCTCCGGTGATATTCCCTACCAGTTGCAACTGGACTTGAGCGGCGCCGACAGCCAACTGATGGTCAGCTCGAACCTCAAGGGCGTGACGGTGGATTTGCCCGCGCCGTTCGGCATGCCAGCCAGCCAGGGCCGTGACAGCGTATTTCGCATGACCCTGCAGGGCGCCGAGCGCCGCTATTGGTTCGATTATGGCGAACTGGCGAATTTCACCTTCGCCGCGCCGCCGGATAAATTCAATGACGGCCGAGGTGAGTTGTTCCTCGGTGATGGCGATGCCGTGCTGCCAGGTGGCAGGGGCTTGCGTATTCGCGGCGTGCTGTCGGAACTGGATATCGACCCCTGGAGAAAGCTCGTTAACCAGTACGCCGGGAACGACCCAGGTGGCAGTGCCAAGCAATTGCTTAGCGGCGCTGATTTCAAGGTGGGCAAGCTGACCGGTTTTGGCACCCAGTTTGATCGGGTGAACTTGCAATTGGATCGCAAGCAGGCGGCGTGGGGCTTGCAGCTCGACAGCCAGCAAGCCAAGGGCACGGTCAACCTGCCGGACGCCAAGGGCGCACCGATTGCGATCAACCTGCAATACGTGAAACTGCCGGCGGTGGACCCGACGGTGCAGGCGGACGAAAACGCTCCGGACCCCTTGGCGAGTATCGATCCAAAGGATATTCCGGCGCTGAATATCGCCATTGACCAGTTGTTCCAGGGCCCGGACCTGGTGGGTGCCTGGTCGCTGAAAATCCGCCCGACCGCCAAGGGGCTGGCCTTCAATAACCTGGACCTGGGCCTCAAAGGCATGCAGCTCAAGGGAGCCGGTGGTTGGGAAGGCGCCGCGGGTGCCAGCAGCAGTTGGTACAAGGGCCGCTTGGACGGCAAGAATATCGGCGATGTACTCAAGGGATGGGGTTATGCACCGACCGTCACCAGCCAGGATTTCCACCTGGACGTGGATGGTCGCTGGCCCGGTTCGCCGGCCTATGTAGGGCCCAAGCGTTTCTCCGGCAGCCTGGATGCGGCCTTTCGCAACGGTCAGTTCGTAGAGGTGGAAGGCGGAGCCCGGGCCCTGCGGGTGTTCGGCCTGCTGAACTTCAACTCCATCGGGCGCCGGTTGCGCCTGGACTTTTCCGACTTGCTCGGCAAGGGCTTGAGCTATGACCGGGTCAAAGGCTTGCTGGCTGCCAGTGATGGTGTGTTCGTGACCCGTGAACCGATCACCATGACCGGGCCATCGACCAACCTGGAGCTCAACGGCACCCTGGACCTGGTCGCTGATCGGGTTGACGCCAAGCTGCTGGTCACCCTGCCGGTCACCAATAACCTGCCGATCGCCGCGCTGATCGTGGGCGCGCCGGCCATTGGCGGTGCATTGTTCCTGATCGACAAGCTGATCGGCGACCGTGTTGCGCGCTTCGCCAGCGTGCAATACAAGGTGGAAGGCCCATGGAAGGACCCGAAAATCACCTTCGACAAGCCATTTGAAAAGCCAAACTGA
- the mreD gene encoding rod shape-determining protein MreD, whose protein sequence is MANTHSRNGWIVWLTFAVGLLLSVSPLPQFMEILRPLWLALLLAFWSLNLPHKVGMVTAMFLGLAEDVLYGTLLGQNALILTLITFLVLSLQQRLRMFPMWQQCLVILVIFGLAQLVQLWLSALTGNRQPTLALVLPALVSALLWPWISFGLRGLRRRYKIN, encoded by the coding sequence ATGGCCAATACTCATTCGCGCAATGGCTGGATCGTCTGGTTGACCTTTGCCGTCGGCCTGCTGCTCAGCGTCTCGCCACTGCCACAGTTCATGGAAATCCTGCGCCCGCTCTGGCTGGCCTTGCTGCTGGCCTTCTGGTCGCTGAACCTGCCGCATAAAGTCGGCATGGTCACCGCCATGTTCCTGGGCTTGGCGGAAGATGTGCTGTATGGCACCTTGCTGGGCCAGAACGCGTTGATCCTGACCCTGATTACCTTCCTGGTGCTGTCGTTGCAGCAGCGCCTGCGCATGTTCCCGATGTGGCAGCAGTGCCTGGTGATCCTGGTGATCTTCGGCCTGGCGCAGCTTGTTCAGCTCTGGCTGAGCGCGTTGACTGGTAACCGTCAGCCTACGCTGGCGCTGGTATTGCCGGCCCTGGTCAGTGCCTTGTTGTGGCCATGGATCAGCTTTGGCCTGCGTGGGCTGCGTCGCCGCTATAAGATCAATTGA
- the gatA gene encoding Asp-tRNA(Asn)/Glu-tRNA(Gln) amidotransferase subunit GatA, which produces MHHMTLAEIARGLADKKFSSEELTKTLLARIAELDPKVNSFISLTQELALSQAKAADLRRANGENGALLGAPIAHKDLFCTLGIRTSCGSKMLDNFKAPYDATVVSRLAAAGAVTLGKTNMDEFAMGSANESSYYGAVKNPWNLAHVPGGSSGGSAAAVAARFLPAATATDTGGSIRQPAAFTNLTGLKPTYGRVSRWGMIAYASSLDQGGPLARTAEDCAILLQGMAGFDKQDSTSIDEPVPDYSASLNTSLKGLRIGVPKEYFSAGLDPRIAELVHNSVKTLEGLGAVIKEISLPNNQHAIPAYYVIAPAEASSNLSRFDGVRFGYRCENPKDLTDLYKRSRGEGFGAEVQRRIMVGAYALSAGYYDAYYLKAQKIRRLIKNDFMAAFEEVDVILGPTTPNPAWKIGAKTGDPIAEYLEDLYTITANLAGLPGLSMPAGFVDGLPVGVQLLAPYFQEGRLLNVAHQYQLNTDWHTRTPTGF; this is translated from the coding sequence ATGCATCACATGACTCTGGCCGAGATCGCTCGCGGTCTCGCCGACAAAAAGTTTTCCTCCGAAGAGCTGACCAAGACCCTGCTGGCGCGCATCGCCGAGCTCGATCCAAAGGTCAACAGCTTCATCAGCCTTACCCAAGAGCTGGCCTTGAGCCAGGCCAAGGCCGCCGACCTGCGTCGCGCCAACGGTGAGAATGGCGCACTGCTGGGCGCCCCCATCGCCCACAAAGACCTGTTCTGCACCCTGGGCATTCGCACCAGTTGCGGCTCGAAGATGCTCGACAACTTCAAGGCGCCCTACGACGCCACCGTGGTGTCCAGGCTGGCCGCCGCCGGCGCCGTGACCCTGGGCAAGACCAACATGGACGAGTTCGCCATGGGGTCGGCCAACGAGTCGAGCTACTACGGCGCGGTGAAAAACCCGTGGAACCTTGCGCACGTACCCGGCGGTTCATCCGGTGGATCGGCCGCCGCGGTGGCCGCGCGCTTCCTGCCGGCCGCCACCGCCACTGACACCGGCGGCTCGATCCGCCAGCCTGCCGCATTCACCAACCTCACCGGTTTGAAGCCAACCTACGGTCGCGTTTCCCGCTGGGGCATGATCGCCTACGCCTCCAGCCTCGATCAGGGCGGCCCACTGGCTCGCACCGCCGAAGACTGCGCGATTTTGTTGCAAGGCATGGCGGGTTTCGATAAGCAGGACTCCACCAGCATCGATGAGCCCGTGCCGGACTACAGCGCCAGCCTGAACACCTCGCTCAAGGGCCTGCGCATCGGCGTGCCGAAGGAATATTTCAGCGCCGGTCTCGACCCGCGCATCGCCGAACTGGTGCACAACAGTGTCAAGACGCTGGAAGGCCTCGGTGCGGTGATCAAGGAAATCAGCCTGCCGAACAACCAGCACGCGATTCCTGCGTACTACGTGATCGCGCCGGCGGAAGCCTCCTCCAACCTGTCGCGCTTCGACGGCGTGCGTTTCGGCTATCGCTGTGAAAACCCCAAAGACCTCACCGACCTGTACAAGCGTTCCCGTGGCGAAGGCTTCGGCGCCGAAGTGCAACGCCGCATCATGGTCGGTGCCTACGCCCTCTCGGCCGGCTACTACGACGCGTACTACCTCAAGGCGCAGAAGATCCGTCGCCTGATCAAGAACGACTTCATGGCTGCGTTTGAAGAAGTCGATGTGATCCTTGGCCCTACCACGCCGAACCCGGCCTGGAAGATCGGCGCCAAGACCGGCGACCCGATCGCCGAGTACCTGGAAGACCTGTACACCATCACCGCCAACCTCGCGGGCTTGCCGGGCTTGTCCATGCCCGCCGGTTTCGTCGACGGCCTGCCGGTCGGCGTGCAATTGCTCGCCCCGTACTTCCAGGAAGGCCGCCTGCTCAATGTGGCGCACCAGTACCAGTTGAACACTGACTGGCACACCCGCACCCCTACCGGCTTCTGA
- the mreC gene encoding rod shape-determining protein MreC, with protein MKPLFAKGPSLGVRLLVLVVLSVALMVVDARFALLKPVRSQMSLVLMQTYWITDLPQRLYQGVASQFGSRTELVAENEKLKTENLLLQGRMQKLAALTEQNVRLRELLNSSALVNEKVEVAELIGMDPNPFTHRIIINKGERDGVVLGQPVLDARGLMGQVVELMPYTSRVLLLTDTTHSIPVQVNRNGLRAIASGTGNPERLELRHVADTADIKEGDLLVSSGLGQRFPAGYPVATVKEVIHDSGQPFAIVRAVPTAALNRSRYLLLVFSDNRTPEERANDAAQAQEAEDKKNGTAPVIPSTVPKPAQATTPPPAASPAVVAPAATPVKPAAHPAKPAATKPPALTPATTTPAAKPPAAAPAARPATTAPATTRQREE; from the coding sequence ATTAAACCGCTTTTCGCCAAAGGCCCCTCATTGGGCGTGCGCCTGTTGGTGCTGGTCGTGCTGTCGGTCGCGCTGATGGTGGTCGATGCCCGCTTTGCACTGCTCAAGCCCGTGCGTAGCCAGATGTCGCTGGTGTTGATGCAGACTTACTGGATCACCGACCTGCCGCAACGTCTGTACCAGGGCGTGGCCAGCCAATTCGGCAGCCGCACCGAGCTGGTCGCCGAGAACGAAAAACTCAAGACCGAAAACCTGCTGCTGCAGGGGCGCATGCAAAAGCTCGCGGCCCTCACCGAGCAGAACGTTCGCCTGCGCGAGTTGCTCAATTCGTCCGCGCTGGTCAACGAAAAGGTCGAAGTGGCCGAATTGATCGGCATGGACCCCAACCCCTTTACTCATCGCATCATCATCAACAAGGGTGAGCGCGACGGTGTGGTTCTCGGCCAGCCGGTGCTCGATGCCCGCGGCTTGATGGGCCAGGTGGTCGAGCTGATGCCCTACACCTCACGGGTATTGCTGCTCACGGACACCACCCACAGCATTCCGGTGCAGGTCAACCGCAACGGCCTGCGTGCGATTGCCAGCGGCACCGGCAACCCCGAGCGCCTGGAGTTGCGGCATGTGGCCGATACCGCCGACATCAAGGAAGGTGACCTGTTGGTCAGCTCCGGCCTGGGTCAGCGTTTCCCGGCGGGCTACCCGGTGGCGACGGTGAAGGAAGTGATCCATGATTCCGGCCAGCCGTTCGCCATTGTGCGCGCCGTGCCGACCGCCGCCTTGAACCGCAGCCGCTACCTGCTGCTGGTGTTCAGTGACAATCGCACCCCGGAAGAGCGTGCCAACGACGCCGCCCAGGCCCAGGAAGCGGAAGACAAGAAGAACGGCACGGCGCCGGTCATTCCTTCCACCGTGCCCAAGCCTGCCCAGGCAACAACGCCCCCCCCTGCGGCCTCCCCGGCAGTGGTTGCGCCTGCCGCAACGCCCGTCAAGCCGGCGGCGCATCCGGCTAAACCGGCCGCGACCAAACCCCCCGCGTTGACGCCAGCCACTACCACACCGGCGGCTAAACCGCCTGCTGCCGCCCCGGCCGCGCGCCCGGCCACGACCGCCCCGGCAACCACGCGGCAGAGGGAGGAATAA
- the mreB gene encoding rod shape-determining protein MreB: protein MFKKLRGMFSSDLSIDLGTANTLIYVRERGIVLNEPSVVAIRTHGNQKSVVAVGTEAKRMLGRTPGNIAAIRPMKDGVIADFSVCEKMLQYFINKVHENSFLQPSPRVLICVPCKSTQVERRAIRESALGAGAREVFLIEEPMAAAIGAGLPVEEARGSMVVDIGGGTTEIALISLNGVVYAESVRVGGDRFDEAIITYVRRNYGSLIGESTAERIKQEIGTAYPGGEVREVDVRGRNLAEGVPRAFTLNSNEVLEALQESLATIVQAVKSALEQSPPELASDIAERGLVLTGGGALLRDLDKLLAQETGLPVIVAEDPLTCVARGGGRALEMMDKHTMDLLSSE from the coding sequence ATGTTCAAGAAACTGCGTGGCATGTTTTCCAGCGATCTTTCCATTGACCTGGGCACTGCCAACACCCTTATTTACGTGCGCGAGCGCGGTATCGTCCTGAATGAGCCATCGGTTGTGGCCATTCGGACCCATGGTAATCAGAAAAGTGTCGTTGCCGTCGGCACCGAGGCCAAGCGCATGCTCGGCCGTACACCAGGCAATATTGCTGCCATTCGTCCGATGAAAGACGGCGTGATCGCCGACTTCAGTGTCTGCGAGAAGATGCTGCAGTACTTCATCAACAAGGTTCACGAAAACAGTTTCCTGCAGCCCAGCCCTCGTGTGCTGATCTGCGTTCCCTGCAAGTCCACCCAGGTGGAGCGTCGCGCCATCCGCGAATCGGCCCTCGGCGCCGGTGCCCGTGAAGTGTTCCTGATCGAAGAGCCAATGGCCGCTGCGATCGGTGCCGGCCTGCCGGTTGAAGAAGCGCGCGGTTCGATGGTGGTGGATATCGGTGGTGGTACCACTGAAATCGCCCTGATTTCGCTGAACGGTGTGGTGTATGCCGAATCCGTGCGCGTGGGCGGCGACCGCTTCGACGAAGCGATCATCACGTATGTGCGTCGCAACTATGGCAGCCTGATCGGTGAGTCCACCGCCGAGCGCATCAAACAGGAAATCGGTACCGCCTACCCGGGCGGCGAAGTGCGCGAAGTCGATGTTCGCGGCCGTAACCTGGCCGAAGGCGTGCCACGTGCCTTTACCCTGAACTCCAATGAAGTGCTGGAAGCGCTGCAAGAGTCGCTGGCCACCATCGTTCAGGCCGTGAAGAGCGCCCTGGAGCAATCGCCGCCGGAACTGGCTTCCGACATCGCCGAGCGTGGCCTGGTGCTGACCGGTGGTGGCGCCTTGCTGCGCGACCTCGACAAGCTGCTGGCCCAGGAAACCGGCCTGCCGGTGATCGTCGCCGAAGACCCACTGACCTGCGTTGCCCGTGGCGGTGGCCGTGCACTGGAAATGATGGATAAACACACCATGGACCTGCTCTCCAGCGAATAA
- the rng gene encoding ribonuclease G, with amino-acid sequence MSEEILINITPMESRVAVVENGVLQEVHVERTQKRGIVGNIYKGKVVRVLPGMQAAFVDIGLDRAAFIHASEISLREGPAVESISALVHEGQSLVVQVTKDPIGSKGARLTTQLSIPSRYLVYMPRTAHVGISLKIEDEAERERLKKVVSDCVAAEGIKEAGGFILRTAAEGAGADEILMDIRYLRRLWDQIDVQIKTISAPSVIYEDLGLALRTLRDLVSPKIEKIRIDSRETFQRTTQFVAELMPEIADRLEHYPGERPIFDLYGVEDEIQKALERKVPLKSGGYLVVDPAEAMTTIDVNTGAFVGHRNLEETIFKTNLEAATAIARQLRLRNLGGIIIIDFIDMEDEEHQRQVLRTLEKQLERDHAKTNIIGITELGLVQMTRKRTRESLEQVLCEPCSSCQGRGKLKTPETVCYEIFREILREARAYQAEGYRVLANQKVVDRLLDEESGNVAELEGFIGRTIRFQVETMYSQEQYDVVLL; translated from the coding sequence ATGAGTGAAGAGATTCTGATCAATATCACGCCGATGGAATCGCGCGTGGCGGTGGTAGAGAACGGTGTTCTGCAAGAGGTCCACGTGGAGCGCACCCAGAAGCGCGGGATCGTTGGCAACATCTACAAGGGCAAGGTTGTGCGCGTGTTGCCGGGGATGCAGGCTGCCTTCGTCGACATCGGCCTGGACCGTGCCGCGTTTATCCATGCTTCGGAAATTTCCCTGCGCGAAGGCCCGGCGGTCGAAAGCATCAGCGCCCTGGTGCACGAAGGGCAGAGCCTGGTGGTGCAAGTCACCAAGGACCCTATCGGCTCCAAAGGCGCGCGCCTGACCACGCAGCTGTCGATTCCGTCGCGGTACCTGGTCTATATGCCGCGCACCGCCCATGTCGGCATTTCCCTGAAGATCGAAGACGAAGCCGAGCGCGAGCGCCTCAAGAAGGTGGTCAGCGACTGTGTGGCCGCCGAAGGTATCAAGGAGGCCGGTGGGTTTATCCTGCGTACCGCCGCAGAGGGCGCGGGTGCCGATGAAATCCTGATGGACATCCGCTACCTGCGCCGGCTGTGGGATCAGATCGACGTCCAGATCAAGACCATCAGCGCGCCAAGCGTCATTTACGAAGACCTGGGCCTGGCTTTGCGCACGCTGCGCGACCTGGTCAGTCCGAAGATTGAGAAAATTCGCATCGACTCGCGGGAGACCTTCCAGCGCACCACGCAGTTTGTCGCCGAGCTGATGCCGGAAATTGCCGACCGCCTGGAACATTACCCTGGCGAGCGGCCGATCTTTGACCTGTATGGCGTCGAAGATGAAATCCAGAAGGCCCTGGAGCGCAAGGTGCCGCTCAAGTCCGGCGGCTATCTGGTGGTGGACCCGGCGGAAGCCATGACTACCATTGACGTCAACACAGGCGCGTTCGTCGGTCATCGCAACCTCGAAGAGACGATCTTCAAGACCAACCTCGAAGCGGCTACCGCGATTGCCCGCCAGCTGCGCCTGCGCAACCTGGGCGGCATCATCATCATCGACTTCATCGACATGGAAGATGAAGAGCACCAACGCCAGGTGCTGCGCACCCTCGAAAAGCAGTTGGAACGCGATCATGCCAAGACCAATATCATCGGCATTACCGAATTGGGCCTGGTGCAGATGACCCGCAAGCGTACCCGCGAAAGCCTTGAGCAGGTGCTGTGCGAGCCGTGCAGCAGTTGCCAGGGCCGCGGTAAATTGAAGACGCCGGAAACGGTTTGCTACGAGATTTTCCGTGAAATCCTACGAGAGGCACGAGCCTACCAGGCAGAAGGTTATAGAGTGCTCGCCAACCAGAAAGTGGTCGACCGGCTGCTGGACGAAGAGTCCGGCAACGTTGCCGAACTGGAGGGGTTTATCGGCCGCACGATTCGTTTCCAGGTCGAAACCATGTATTCCCAGGAACAATACGACGTGGTGCTGCTCTGA